In the Acropora muricata isolate sample 2 chromosome 10, ASM3666990v1, whole genome shotgun sequence genome, one interval contains:
- the LOC136931771 gene encoding gastrula zinc finger protein XlCGF7.1-like has product MPKSFLIRLRGKGSCNHISQRMNRQEGRFPDVRDDSGIPIIQVAKKTIWLQAKKKAPEMLKASSPTRSELPKIQDSSEDMKIAFDNKNDKSEDKHKPPATVDLQQIVSPQRNADQTFTCNTCHKLFCTPHGLEVHVRRSHTGIRPYGCSTCGKTFSHYVSLAQHRKTHSTVKIFECKTCGKFFKRSSTLSTHMLIHADIRPFSCEYCGKRFHQKSDMKKHLLVHTGEKPHKCRHCGKCFSQSSNLITHSRKHLGFKPFACHKCGRAFYRKVDLRRHSHVHRTSCHGNKKTFEELCLDQAIFISSTPR; this is encoded by the exons ATGCCGAAATCATTCCTAATTCGACTACGCGGTAAAGGAAGTTGTAATCACATTTCCCAAAGAATGAACCGGCAAG AAGGGAGGTTTCCAGACGTTCGAGATGATTCAGGTATACCTATCATCCAAGTTGCAAAGAAGACGATTTGGTTGCAGGCGAAAAAAAAAGCTCCAGAAATGTTGAAAGCCTCGAGTCCAACAAGAAGCGAGCTGCCTAAAATTCAAGATTCGTCAGAGGATATGAAAATTgcatttgacaataaaaacgACAAGAGTGAGGATAAACACAAACCGCCAGCTACAGTTGATCTCCAACAAATAGTTTCACCACAGAGAAACGCAGATCAGACATTCACTTGCAACACGTGCCACAAATTATTCTGCACGCCGCATGGTTTGGAAGTACATGTAAGGAGATCACACACTGGAATTCGTCCCTATGGGTGTAGCACGTGCGGTAAGACCTTTAGCCATTACGTAAGTCTTGCTCAGCACAGAAAAACCCACTCGACTGTAAAGATATTCGAATGCAAGACTTGCGGGAAGTTCTTCAAACGCTCCTCTACTTTATCTACCCATATGTTGATACACGCCGACATCAGGCCTTTCTCCTGCGAGTACTGCGGGAAACGATTTCATCAGAAGTCTGACATGAAGAAGCACCTGCTTGTCCACACGGGGGAAAAACCGCACAAATGTCGCCACTGTGGAAAATGTTTTAGCCAGTCCTCCAATCTCATCACACACAGCCGGAAACATCTTGGATTCAAACCATTTGCTTGTCACAAGTGTGGAAGGGCGTTTTATCGCAAAGTAGATTTAAGGAGGCACAGTCATGTCCACCGAACTAGTTGTCACGGTAACAAGAAAACGTTCGAAGAACTTTGCCTTGATCAGGCCATATTTATTTCTTCAACACCACGTTAA